A single region of the Gemmatimonas sp. UBA7669 genome encodes:
- a CDS encoding DinB family protein, which yields MSPTRALLQHLLATIAYRTQKALRGAPDDFGDFRAAHHVRTPHELLWHMTGLMGYARTMLHGGDYAPPATPTWRDEVARFHEQLALLRDDLANASLTARISDEQFLQGPLADCLTHVGQLAMLRRMHGVPVPSENFIMADVRPDNVSAAQPLPAAPDAWWRPDQPPLPPGPNPAG from the coding sequence ATGTCACCCACCCGCGCCCTGCTGCAGCACCTGCTGGCCACCATCGCCTATCGCACCCAGAAGGCGCTGCGTGGTGCCCCCGATGACTTTGGCGATTTCCGCGCCGCGCATCATGTGCGGACGCCGCACGAACTGCTCTGGCACATGACGGGCCTCATGGGTTATGCGCGCACCATGCTGCACGGCGGCGACTACGCGCCGCCCGCCACGCCCACCTGGCGCGATGAGGTCGCACGTTTTCACGAACAGTTGGCGCTCTTGCGCGACGACTTGGCCAACGCCTCGCTCACCGCGCGCATCAGCGATGAGCAGTTCCTGCAGGGTCCCCTTGCTGATTGCCTCACCCACGTCGGGCAACTGGCCATGCTGCGGCGCATGCACGGCGTGCCGGTGCCCAGCGAGAACTTCATTATGGCCGACGTGCGGCCTGACAATGTGAGCGCGGCGCAGCCGCTGCCGGCGGCGCCAGACGCCTGGTGGCGTCCGGATCAGCCGCCCCTGCCTCCCGGGCCCAATCCCGCGGGTTGA
- a CDS encoding endonuclease I family protein translates to MSHAISPLETAPAAWTVWARPRRLSALVAIAPFAAMLLAACSSSDAPTTPPPVNTCTTTPPAAQAAYYDAARNKCDAALLAALQQAVRGQRLLGYTAARDSLYAFVDRGTRPWIIDLYTGREAVGVTTRATAFNARINTEHTWPRSRGAEVDPALSDLHHLFSSDSAANERRQNYPFGLVRGTVLWTSTPPAGQSEVSRLGYATGNSGQLVFEPRPSVRGDIARGLLYFYLRYHTDRPSGYSVLNFAQERDLLLAWAREDPVDAWERARNDAVFRAQGNRNPFIDWPELPDLLPALPLN, encoded by the coding sequence ATGTCGCACGCTATCTCGCCTCTCGAAACTGCGCCAGCTGCTTGGACTGTCTGGGCCAGACCACGCCGCCTCTCGGCCCTGGTCGCCATCGCGCCCTTCGCCGCCATGCTGTTGGCGGCCTGCAGCAGCAGCGACGCGCCCACCACGCCGCCGCCCGTCAACACGTGCACCACCACGCCGCCGGCGGCGCAGGCAGCCTACTACGACGCGGCACGCAACAAGTGCGATGCGGCGCTGCTGGCGGCTCTGCAGCAGGCGGTGCGCGGGCAGCGTCTGTTGGGCTACACCGCCGCCCGCGACTCGCTGTACGCCTTTGTCGATCGCGGCACGCGGCCGTGGATTATCGATCTCTACACGGGCCGTGAAGCCGTGGGGGTCACCACGCGTGCCACGGCGTTCAATGCGCGGATCAATACGGAGCACACCTGGCCACGCAGCCGCGGCGCCGAAGTGGACCCTGCACTCAGTGACCTGCACCATCTCTTCAGCTCCGACTCGGCCGCCAATGAGCGACGGCAGAACTATCCGTTTGGCCTCGTACGCGGCACGGTGCTGTGGACCAGCACACCGCCTGCCGGGCAAAGCGAAGTGAGTCGGCTGGGCTACGCGACCGGCAACAGCGGCCAGTTGGTGTTCGAGCCCCGGCCCAGTGTGCGCGGCGACATCGCGCGTGGACTGCTGTACTTCTATCTGCGTTATCACACCGACCGACCCAGTGGCTACAGCGTGCTCAACTTCGCGCAGGAACGAGACCTGCTGCTGGCTTGGGCGCGGGAAGATCCGGTGGACGCGTGGGAGCGTGCGCGCAATGATGCGGTGTTCAGAGCGCAGGGCAATCGCAATCCATTCATAGACTGGCCGGAGCTACCCGATCTCCTTCCGGCGCTTCCGCTTAATTGA
- a CDS encoding endonuclease/exonuclease/phosphatase family protein translates to MTMRTARRAIALLSSVVWLGACRTSPQPMGVDGPPPMWLPFDGIGLDGESYDWTGTPTLLSMDAPSPLACVQMQDASGTLALRLVFRDSVNLQAMPGTLHVLVSSIGGFGGGTAYGVPNVEFAIDFSRLDKAQNGRGAGFALREVTPDGLGAFRSPYELDLVALPTWSSDQFEVRMARRPRGQFGHVDPLAAITAVYVSADSVVHRSATVRYRSTTPPQSSARPRAVGIPAPPAGALRVAQWNVSEGSFRKPAMHARLLAALVPDVLMLDEVYEQVTPDSLRAFFNLPPLRKLGPWQFVIAGSGGRQRTVVAARRRAVRPEPSMARMQYEPGALDSLRRLVPAAAHRLIDIEQQAQISSTGAWVDVDGREVLFVPLDLQSGGYAGNVQDALRVLQARAIRRHVRRVVDAYREAHGGEHPPIVLGGDFNPVGSFESVRLLGPQLIEDVTGWMLPSIVQRLNQPSAVTWSSEVAAQFAPGWLDLTYYRGFRQVGGFVFTTEDLSDRLLKRLRMTRGTFAQVSDHFIVVTDLRR, encoded by the coding sequence ATGACCATGCGCACGGCACGTCGGGCCATCGCGCTGCTGAGCAGCGTCGTGTGGCTGGGAGCCTGTCGGACCTCGCCACAACCGATGGGGGTTGATGGTCCACCGCCGATGTGGCTGCCGTTCGACGGCATTGGCCTCGACGGGGAATCCTACGACTGGACGGGCACACCCACGCTCCTGTCCATGGATGCCCCATCACCATTGGCCTGTGTGCAGATGCAGGATGCGTCAGGCACCCTCGCGCTGCGCCTCGTGTTCCGCGACAGCGTGAACCTTCAGGCCATGCCGGGCACACTACATGTGCTCGTTTCGTCGATTGGAGGTTTTGGCGGAGGAACCGCCTATGGCGTCCCCAACGTGGAATTTGCCATCGACTTTTCGCGGCTCGACAAGGCGCAGAATGGGCGTGGTGCCGGTTTTGCGCTGCGTGAGGTCACGCCGGATGGACTTGGCGCTTTCCGTTCACCCTACGAACTCGATCTGGTCGCGCTGCCCACCTGGAGCTCCGATCAGTTCGAAGTGCGCATGGCCCGCCGTCCACGGGGGCAGTTCGGCCATGTGGATCCGCTCGCGGCCATCACCGCGGTGTATGTCAGCGCGGATTCGGTCGTGCACCGGTCGGCCACGGTCCGCTATCGCAGTACCACGCCGCCTCAGTCCAGCGCGCGCCCACGCGCGGTCGGGATTCCCGCACCACCGGCCGGCGCGCTGCGCGTGGCACAATGGAATGTGTCGGAGGGCTCGTTCCGAAAGCCCGCCATGCATGCCCGGCTGCTGGCCGCGCTTGTGCCTGATGTGCTGATGCTCGATGAGGTGTACGAACAGGTCACCCCCGATTCGCTGCGCGCTTTCTTCAACCTGCCACCGCTGCGAAAGCTGGGCCCCTGGCAATTCGTCATTGCCGGCAGTGGCGGGAGACAGCGCACCGTGGTGGCGGCGCGTCGCCGCGCCGTGCGGCCCGAGCCGAGCATGGCGCGAATGCAGTATGAGCCCGGTGCACTCGACAGTCTCAGGCGTCTGGTGCCCGCCGCAGCGCATCGCCTCATCGACATCGAGCAGCAGGCACAGATCTCGAGCACCGGTGCCTGGGTGGACGTGGATGGACGCGAGGTGCTGTTTGTGCCGCTCGATCTGCAGAGCGGCGGGTACGCGGGCAACGTGCAGGATGCGCTGCGCGTGCTGCAGGCGCGGGCCATTCGACGGCATGTGCGGCGGGTGGTGGACGCCTATCGTGAGGCGCACGGCGGAGAACATCCTCCCATCGTGCTCGGTGGCGACTTCAATCCCGTGGGGAGCTTCGAATCGGTCCGTCTTCTCGGCCCGCAGCTGATCGAGGATGTGACGGGCTGGATGCTTCCGTCGATTGTGCAGCGACTCAATCAGCCTTCGGCCGTGACCTGGTCCAGCGAGGTGGCGGCACAGTTTGCGCCGGGCTGGCTGGATCTCACCTACTACCGTGGGTTCCGTCAGGTTGGCGGCTTCGTCTTTACGACCGAGGATCTCAGCGACCGACTTCTCAAGCGACTCCGCATGACCCGCGGGACGTTTGCGCAGGTGAGTGATCACTTCATCGTGGTGACCGACCTCAGGCGCTGA
- a CDS encoding WD40/YVTN/BNR-like repeat-containing protein yields MSILPQRRALRAALTPVALATGVLTVGALATAPLHAQRGPSAAVSGTAALSAFDSTTFTALRWRNVGPWRGGRSVAVAGLPSNPLTYFAGYTGGGLWRTDDAGISWRNISDGWFASGSIGAIAVAPSDENVLYVGTGEHAIRGQSSTYGNGVYKSTDQGRNWTHVGLAATRQISAVRVHPGNPDVVYVAAQGERWKGTSERGIYRSTDGGKTWTLVLKGENATSGASDLSMDPSNPRILYAAFWDHQRMPWMVRSGGAGSGIWKSSDGGDTWTRLSEGLPRLMGKIGVSVSPANPDRVYAIVEAENGGLFRSDDAGRTWRLQSGDRLIQTRSWYYMKLTADPKNADVVWVNNAPLLRSIDGGRTFAAVPATHGDNHGLWINPADSRYLINANDGGASISLDGGRSWSSQDNQPTAQFYHVSVDDDFPYKLYGGQQDNSSVIIASRSDGGAIGIRDWKEGPGCESANIGVHPAQSRYVYGGCYQGIIDELDQQTGLSRAIMPWPEMNLTEPTDKTKYRFNWTAPIHVSQHDASVVYHGGNVLFRSTTRGQQWMPISPDLTRNDKTRQGWGGGPITNEGAGGEVYGTIVVIEESPHDARTLYVGTDDGLIQRTRDGGATWSNVTPAAWGDGLVNEIAISPHDAATVYVAFRKDRLGDPTPHVFMSKDYGATWTRLVNGLRDGEPVRVVREDPAQRGLLYAGTETGVYVSFDGGARWMPFRGNFPVVPVTDLQVRHGDLIAATEGRAFWILDDLSVLRQRSAAMAATGAHLYAPREAVLFAGSGGFGAPSNAGRNPPYGATVYFRMPAVPDSAATVTLQFLDSKGAVVRSFASRGDSLNRLVVRPGLNTFSWNLRRAAPARVGNVLLFGAPGDGGARVSPGDYSVRLSVGSASQTQPLKVVQDPRLTVPAAVLAERDSVANLLASRIDEIHSAVHRLRDVKTQVQGYVTRAANTTAADTITKAGRALNATLDTIDPKLTTKAANGQDIINYANGINGQYGFLLGQVEGNTTLTQPVKDRLAELEKVWETIRREVERVETVDVPAFNALLKANNVPGVVTPAKPKGPIA; encoded by the coding sequence ATGTCTATCCTGCCTCAGCGTCGCGCCCTGCGCGCGGCGCTCACGCCCGTCGCCCTGGCGACCGGCGTCCTCACGGTCGGCGCTCTGGCCACCGCACCACTCCATGCCCAGCGTGGACCATCGGCCGCCGTATCCGGCACCGCCGCGTTGTCCGCCTTTGACTCCACCACCTTCACGGCGCTCCGTTGGCGCAACGTGGGGCCCTGGCGGGGTGGACGCTCGGTGGCCGTGGCCGGTCTGCCGTCCAATCCGCTGACCTACTTCGCGGGTTACACCGGCGGTGGCCTCTGGCGGACGGATGATGCGGGCATCTCGTGGCGCAACATCTCCGATGGCTGGTTTGCTAGCGGGTCCATTGGTGCCATTGCCGTGGCGCCCAGCGACGAGAACGTGCTCTACGTTGGCACCGGCGAACATGCCATTCGCGGACAGTCGTCCACCTATGGCAACGGGGTGTACAAGAGCACCGATCAGGGACGCAACTGGACGCACGTCGGCCTTGCCGCGACGCGACAGATCTCCGCGGTGCGCGTGCATCCGGGCAACCCCGACGTGGTGTATGTGGCCGCACAGGGTGAGCGCTGGAAGGGCACGAGTGAGCGCGGCATTTATCGCAGCACCGACGGCGGCAAGACCTGGACGCTGGTGCTCAAGGGCGAGAATGCCACGAGTGGCGCCAGCGATCTGTCCATGGACCCCAGCAATCCGCGCATTCTGTATGCGGCGTTCTGGGATCATCAGCGCATGCCCTGGATGGTGCGCTCGGGTGGCGCGGGCAGCGGTATCTGGAAGAGCAGCGACGGTGGCGACACCTGGACGCGGCTCAGCGAGGGCCTGCCGCGCCTGATGGGCAAGATCGGCGTGTCGGTGTCACCGGCCAATCCCGATCGGGTGTACGCCATTGTCGAAGCGGAGAACGGCGGCCTGTTTCGCAGTGACGATGCCGGGCGCACATGGCGCCTGCAGTCGGGCGACCGTCTCATCCAGACGCGCTCGTGGTACTACATGAAGCTCACGGCCGACCCGAAGAACGCCGACGTGGTGTGGGTGAACAACGCGCCGCTGCTGCGCAGCATCGATGGTGGGCGCACCTTCGCCGCGGTGCCGGCCACGCATGGTGACAATCACGGCCTGTGGATCAACCCCGCCGACTCGCGCTATCTCATCAACGCCAACGACGGCGGCGCGTCGATTTCGCTCGATGGTGGCCGCAGTTGGAGCAGTCAGGACAATCAGCCGACGGCGCAGTTCTATCATGTGAGCGTGGACGACGATTTCCCGTACAAGCTCTACGGCGGCCAGCAGGACAACTCCTCGGTCATCATCGCATCGCGCAGTGACGGGGGGGCCATCGGCATCCGTGACTGGAAGGAAGGCCCGGGCTGCGAGAGCGCCAACATCGGTGTGCACCCGGCACAGTCACGCTACGTGTACGGCGGCTGCTATCAGGGCATCATCGACGAGCTCGATCAGCAGACGGGCCTCTCGCGGGCCATCATGCCCTGGCCGGAGATGAACCTCACCGAGCCGACCGACAAGACCAAGTACCGCTTCAACTGGACTGCGCCCATTCACGTGTCGCAGCATGACGCGAGCGTGGTGTATCACGGCGGCAATGTGCTCTTCCGCAGCACGACACGCGGCCAGCAGTGGATGCCCATCTCTCCCGACCTGACGCGCAACGACAAGACGCGTCAGGGCTGGGGCGGCGGCCCCATCACCAACGAAGGCGCCGGTGGGGAGGTGTACGGCACCATTGTGGTCATTGAAGAGTCGCCGCATGATGCGCGCACGCTGTATGTGGGTACCGACGACGGTCTCATTCAGCGCACGCGTGATGGCGGGGCCACCTGGAGCAATGTCACTCCCGCGGCATGGGGCGATGGCCTCGTCAACGAGATCGCCATCTCGCCGCATGATGCGGCCACCGTGTACGTGGCGTTCCGCAAGGACCGCCTCGGTGATCCCACCCCGCACGTGTTCATGTCGAAAGACTACGGCGCCACCTGGACGCGTCTCGTGAATGGCCTGCGCGACGGTGAGCCGGTGCGTGTGGTGCGCGAGGACCCGGCGCAGCGCGGTCTGTTGTATGCCGGCACGGAAACGGGCGTCTATGTGTCGTTCGACGGCGGCGCGCGCTGGATGCCGTTCCGCGGCAACTTCCCCGTGGTGCCGGTGACCGATCTGCAGGTGCGTCACGGGGATCTCATCGCCGCCACCGAGGGGCGGGCGTTCTGGATTCTCGACGACCTGTCGGTGCTGCGTCAGCGTTCGGCTGCCATGGCCGCCACCGGTGCGCATCTCTATGCGCCGCGCGAGGCGGTGCTGTTTGCCGGCAGTGGCGGCTTTGGCGCACCATCCAATGCCGGACGCAACCCGCCCTACGGCGCCACGGTGTACTTCCGCATGCCGGCTGTGCCGGACAGCGCAGCGACCGTCACGCTGCAGTTCCTCGACAGCAAGGGGGCGGTGGTGCGCAGCTTTGCGTCGCGCGGTGACTCACTCAATCGCCTGGTGGTGCGTCCGGGACTCAACACCTTCAGCTGGAACCTCCGCCGTGCGGCGCCCGCGCGTGTGGGGAACGTACTGCTCTTTGGTGCGCCGGGTGACGGGGGCGCGCGCGTGAGCCCGGGTGACTACAGCGTGCGTCTCAGCGTGGGCTCCGCCTCGCAGACGCAGCCACTCAAGGTGGTGCAGGATCCGCGGCTCACCGTGCCGGCCGCGGTGCTGGCCGAGCGCGACTCGGTGGCCAATCTGCTGGCGTCACGCATCGATGAGATTCACTCGGCCGTGCATCGTTTGCGCGACGTGAAGACGCAGGTGCAGGGCTACGTGACCCGCGCGGCCAACACCACGGCTGCAGACACCATCACAAAGGCTGGCCGCGCACTCAATGCGACGCTCGACACCATCGATCCCAAACTGACCACCAAGGCGGCCAACGGGCAGGACATCATCAACTACGCCAACGGCATCAACGGCCAGTATGGCTTCCTGTTGGGGCAGGTGGAGGGCAACACTACACTCACGCAGCCGGTGAAGGATCGCCTCGCCGAACTGGAAAAGGTGTGGGAGACCATTCGCCGTGAGGTGGAGCGCGTGGAAACGGTGGATGTGCCGGCCTTCAATGCGCTGCTCAAGGCCAACAACGTGCCCGGCGTGGTGACGCCGGCCAAGCCCAAGGGGCCGATCGCATGA
- a CDS encoding carboxypeptidase regulatory-like domain-containing protein, with the protein MSQSAQPAVARNVRPIATLLTAMGLAFTEAGAQQAGAPVQPATTLASVTAASAGHTTRAGRVAQVAKVGGIVYDSLRGAPLPGAWVQLRAADDAGTFGLTVRSDSLGQFVFREVPSGRYAIGFHHPKLDSLGLAPVAQTLTIAAPDSVGAYLAVPSPSRIRSAVCGAGRNGSVLMGHVRDPLTGQPVEGATVSGEWLEYSLSKTGLAKRSPRRTVTTQADGWFAICGVPSPGIVAVRAGVGGDSTDLVEAQMTEEGFMRRELFVGGGTTTLRGVVRRADSQRPLADAEVRFVNGPSTRTNDRGEWVLPDAPVGTRLVDVRAVGYFPARQTLDIRSDMESLTTDLNTLKSVLDTVKTVALYPRYTLAEDIKDRARSTSGIFMTFNDPMLKNSMTVSDALRMTRGVFVERDLNGPGNTLFLRGAISSRCSPLYVVNGFPIPGFTVQDLDSFYGPSNIFAIEVYHAGTVPAQFQLGMQECGSIVVWTR; encoded by the coding sequence ATGAGTCAGTCTGCCCAACCCGCGGTCGCTCGAAACGTCCGCCCCATTGCCACGCTGCTGACCGCCATGGGTTTGGCGTTCACTGAGGCCGGCGCCCAGCAGGCCGGCGCGCCCGTGCAGCCAGCCACCACGCTCGCCTCGGTCACCGCCGCCTCGGCCGGCCACACAACACGCGCTGGGCGCGTTGCGCAGGTGGCCAAGGTGGGTGGCATCGTCTACGACAGCCTGCGTGGCGCCCCCCTACCGGGGGCCTGGGTGCAGCTTCGCGCAGCCGACGACGCGGGGACCTTTGGTCTCACCGTGCGCAGCGACTCACTGGGGCAGTTTGTCTTTCGTGAGGTGCCGAGCGGGCGCTATGCCATCGGCTTCCATCACCCCAAGCTCGACTCATTGGGGCTGGCGCCGGTGGCGCAGACGCTGACCATTGCTGCGCCGGACAGTGTGGGCGCGTACCTCGCGGTACCGTCCCCGTCGCGCATCCGGTCGGCCGTGTGCGGCGCTGGCCGCAACGGCTCGGTGCTCATGGGCCATGTGCGCGATCCGCTGACGGGCCAGCCCGTTGAGGGTGCCACGGTGAGCGGCGAGTGGCTGGAGTACTCCCTGAGCAAGACCGGCCTCGCCAAGCGCTCGCCGCGGCGCACCGTCACCACGCAGGCCGACGGATGGTTTGCCATCTGCGGCGTGCCCAGCCCCGGCATTGTGGCCGTGCGGGCCGGTGTGGGCGGTGACAGCACCGACCTCGTGGAAGCGCAGATGACGGAGGAAGGCTTCATGCGCCGCGAGCTCTTTGTGGGGGGCGGCACGACAACCCTGCGGGGTGTGGTGCGTCGTGCCGACTCGCAGCGTCCGCTGGCCGACGCCGAGGTGCGCTTCGTGAACGGCCCCAGCACGCGCACCAACGACAGGGGGGAGTGGGTGCTGCCCGACGCGCCCGTGGGCACCCGCCTCGTGGACGTGCGCGCGGTGGGCTATTTCCCGGCGCGGCAAACGCTCGATATACGCAGCGACATGGAATCGCTCACCACCGATCTCAACACGCTCAAGTCGGTGCTGGACACCGTGAAGACGGTGGCGCTCTATCCGCGCTACACGCTGGCCGAGGACATCAAGGATCGCGCCCGCAGCACCTCAGGCATTTTCATGACGTTCAACGACCCCATGCTCAAGAACTCGATGACGGTGTCGGACGCCTTGCGCATGACCCGCGGCGTGTTCGTGGAGCGTGACCTCAACGGTCCGGGCAACACCCTGTTCTTGCGCGGCGCGATTTCCTCCCGCTGCAGTCCGCTTTACGTGGTGAACGGCTTCCCCATCCCCGGATTCACTGTGCAGGATCTCGATTCGTTCTACGGCCCCAGCAACATTTTCGCCATCGAGGTCTACCACGCGGGCACGGTGCCGGCGCAGTTCCAACTGGGCATGCAGGAGTGCGGCAGCATCGTGGTCTGGACGCGTTGA
- a CDS encoding VanZ family protein, which translates to MPELPRPFALRRAADQTALQLGRALLGYLALMVGIITLAPFDFQSTPAHGWTTIWNRSDIVMNVLMFVPFGFVYQLTRPRGAPTDWPRVVLLGAALSAGIEVAQLFAPQRYSSPLDLLTNTVGAAAGAALFARLARHLPGSEAVRSFALELPLMGLVYQLVPLVWLVGLGADTEARRWLVLLPVMMAGAILGTVQAAYVAPQLAERGTSTAASRRWLLISLVGWAVVALPLAVGRDTALGLACATMLVGTALLRSLATFRMLEVSAPDRAEARRFELPTLRLLLPVFAAYLTLSALWPMAELSLRWQGSWALVLPGLSLNEGMVYRALEQVAAFTLVGYMSAEFHGRDRRTLSRDWLRSIAWALPVSLMLQAARGFRADSGASFSLLLLTQVAAIFGAWLYVLQRAHVQALVVRHTPPHSGPS; encoded by the coding sequence ATGCCCGAGTTGCCCCGACCCTTTGCACTGCGACGCGCCGCCGACCAGACGGCCCTTCAGCTTGGCCGGGCCCTGCTCGGCTATCTCGCGCTCATGGTCGGCATCATCACCCTGGCGCCCTTTGATTTCCAGTCCACCCCGGCACACGGGTGGACCACGATCTGGAACCGCTCGGACATCGTCATGAACGTGCTGATGTTCGTGCCGTTCGGCTTTGTCTACCAGCTCACTCGGCCCCGCGGCGCCCCGACGGACTGGCCTCGAGTGGTGCTGCTTGGTGCGGCGCTCAGCGCCGGCATTGAAGTGGCGCAGTTGTTCGCCCCGCAGCGCTACTCCTCGCCACTGGACCTCCTCACCAATACCGTGGGCGCAGCCGCCGGGGCCGCGCTGTTTGCCCGGTTGGCGCGGCATCTTCCCGGTAGCGAGGCCGTGCGATCCTTCGCGCTCGAACTGCCGCTCATGGGCCTGGTGTACCAACTCGTGCCGTTGGTGTGGCTCGTTGGATTGGGCGCAGACACCGAGGCGCGACGCTGGTTGGTTCTGCTGCCGGTGATGATGGCCGGCGCCATTCTGGGAACAGTGCAAGCCGCGTATGTGGCCCCGCAGTTGGCGGAACGCGGGACGTCAACGGCTGCGTCGCGACGATGGCTGTTGATCTCCCTCGTGGGTTGGGCGGTGGTGGCGCTGCCACTGGCGGTTGGGCGCGACACCGCATTGGGCCTCGCCTGTGCCACCATGCTCGTTGGCACGGCGCTGCTCCGCAGTCTGGCCACGTTTCGTATGCTCGAGGTGTCCGCACCCGATCGCGCCGAGGCCCGCCGCTTTGAATTGCCAACACTGAGACTGTTGTTGCCGGTGTTTGCGGCCTATCTCACCCTGTCGGCACTCTGGCCGATGGCCGAGCTGTCACTGCGCTGGCAAGGAAGTTGGGCGTTGGTGTTGCCGGGTCTCTCGCTCAATGAAGGGATGGTCTACCGCGCACTCGAGCAGGTGGCCGCCTTTACGCTGGTGGGATACATGAGCGCGGAATTCCATGGACGTGACAGGCGCACGCTTTCGAGAGACTGGTTGCGTTCCATTGCCTGGGCGCTACCCGTTTCACTCATGTTGCAGGCCGCTCGCGGCTTCCGGGCGGACAGCGGTGCCAGCTTCTCGTTGTTGCTCCTGACGCAGGTAGCTGCGATTTTCGGTGCATGGCTCTATGTCTTGCAGCGGGCACATGTTCAGGCGTTGGTTGTGCGGCACACGCCGCCACACAGCGGCCCATCGTAG
- a CDS encoding YccF domain-containing protein, which produces MALLGNILWFVLGGGFFAWLGWLLAGVLLAITVVGLPWAFAAFRIAGFAAFPFGRTLVDARDVDEMRVPGTGIANVLWFVFAGLWLWIAHVLAGIGYCLTIIGIPFGLAHFKLAQVCLAPLGKRSMPTA; this is translated from the coding sequence ATGGCGCTGCTGGGCAACATTCTCTGGTTCGTGCTGGGCGGTGGGTTCTTCGCCTGGCTGGGATGGTTGCTGGCCGGCGTCCTGTTGGCCATCACCGTAGTGGGACTGCCCTGGGCGTTTGCGGCGTTTCGCATTGCCGGTTTTGCCGCGTTCCCCTTTGGGCGCACGCTGGTGGACGCACGCGATGTCGACGAAATGCGCGTGCCGGGCACCGGCATTGCCAACGTGCTCTGGTTCGTGTTCGCCGGCCTGTGGCTGTGGATCGCGCACGTCCTGGCTGGAATCGGCTACTGCCTCACCATCATCGGCATTCCATTCGGATTGGCGCACTTCAAGCTAGCCCAGGTCTGCCTCGCGCCGCTGGGCAAGCGCAGCATGCCCACGGCCTGA